The following proteins are encoded in a genomic region of Maribacter hydrothermalis:
- a CDS encoding glycosyltransferase: MNNTKTLLVIALVWPEPDSTAAGIRMLQLLEVFKKQGYAITVASAASKSDYSADMEALGYHTADIKMNDSSFDIFIKELNPYVVLFDRFLTEEQFGWRVAENCPHALRILDTEDLHSLRHVREQCFKKDVPFITDAWLADDKTKREIASIYRCDLSLIISSYEMKLLTEVITIDKSLLLLLPFMVNEITSETNWKTFEERKDFVFIGGGKHTPNIDAIKCLKTTIWPLINRKLPEAKLHIYGAYLPQQIVEMNNPATGFLVHGRAENVHDVMQAAKVCLAPLRFGAGIKGKLLSAMENGTPSVTTTIGAEGMYGILDWNGYIENDHTAFVEAAVRLYTKKLTWQNSQNQGRTLINTLYVKTSLENILLEKVEQLQNKLSTHRTQNFTGALLHHQTMTASRFMSKWIEVKNRG; encoded by the coding sequence TTGAACAACACCAAAACTCTCCTCGTAATTGCACTAGTATGGCCCGAACCTGATTCTACAGCTGCCGGTATTCGTATGTTGCAATTATTAGAGGTGTTTAAAAAGCAAGGTTATGCTATTACCGTTGCGTCGGCTGCTTCTAAATCGGACTACTCGGCGGATATGGAAGCGCTTGGATATCATACAGCGGATATAAAAATGAACGACAGTTCTTTTGATATTTTTATAAAAGAATTGAATCCCTATGTGGTATTATTTGATCGCTTTCTGACCGAAGAACAGTTTGGGTGGCGCGTAGCTGAAAACTGTCCCCATGCACTTCGTATTTTAGATACCGAAGACTTACATTCCCTTCGTCATGTACGTGAGCAATGTTTTAAAAAAGATGTCCCATTTATTACAGATGCTTGGTTGGCAGATGATAAAACAAAACGAGAAATTGCCAGTATTTATCGCTGCGATTTGTCTTTAATAATCTCTAGTTATGAAATGAAACTGCTTACTGAAGTAATAACAATAGACAAGAGTCTATTGTTGTTACTTCCATTTATGGTCAATGAAATAACTTCTGAAACTAATTGGAAAACCTTTGAAGAACGAAAAGATTTTGTGTTCATAGGTGGCGGAAAACATACGCCGAATATTGACGCAATTAAATGCTTAAAAACTACTATTTGGCCCTTAATAAATAGAAAACTTCCAGAAGCCAAATTGCACATTTACGGAGCTTATTTACCACAGCAAATAGTAGAAATGAATAACCCTGCAACCGGATTTCTTGTACATGGTAGAGCAGAAAATGTACATGATGTAATGCAAGCAGCAAAAGTATGTTTAGCTCCGTTACGGTTTGGTGCTGGAATAAAAGGAAAACTGCTTTCTGCCATGGAAAATGGTACACCCAGTGTAACAACCACCATTGGTGCAGAAGGTATGTACGGCATTCTGGACTGGAACGGTTACATAGAAAATGACCATACCGCTTTTGTAGAAGCTGCGGTAAGATTATATACCAAAAAGCTTACATGGCAAAATTCTCAAAATCAAGGAAGGACTTTAATAAATACCCTATATGTAAAAACGAGTCTAGAAAATATTTTATTGGAAAAAGTTGAACAGCTACAAAATAAGTTGTCCACCCATAGAACTCAAAACTTTACAGGTGCTTTGTTACATCACCAAACAATGACTGCTTCGAGGTTTATGAGCAAATGGATTGAAGTGAAGAATAGGGGGTAG
- a CDS encoding phosphoribosylpyrophosphate synthetase: MGKYVTLSEAINDLTIKGYTYNFNMKEEFIECPEEHCQLKPEEFEIDEKHRFQEMSDVDTESILYAISSIDGNIKGLLVNAYGIYADYASFKLVQKLNGPER; the protein is encoded by the coding sequence ATGGGAAAATACGTAACATTATCAGAAGCAATAAACGACCTGACAATAAAAGGTTACACCTATAACTTTAATATGAAAGAAGAGTTTATAGAATGCCCAGAAGAACATTGTCAATTAAAACCTGAAGAATTTGAAATTGATGAAAAACACCGCTTTCAAGAAATGTCCGATGTAGATACTGAAAGTATCTTATATGCTATTTCCTCAATAGATGGTAATATAAAAGGGCTGTTGGTAAATGCTTACGGAATTTATGCGGATTATGCTTCTTTTAAGTTGGTTCAAAAATTGAATGGACCTGAAAGATAA
- a CDS encoding interleukin-like EMT inducer domain-containing protein: MNKNLVLSTSSLKIRLLILFLCLGTIVKGNTFSPAIDLDEKTISQELVLNSHSFNTHERSTFTFLSQTEGVERGLTIIHLRANNKIEFKTFDTYGSKEDVQEFIAVYSKMIKTNAIIAILAHDSAAASLVGSEKQLASLGLTKLSTLKGRQAYIMHNLAGTIVEQIDDNSITQTINIPSEITSNEEYFPKEVYEFTPKIDRYIAHAGGEVYGVKSTNSKNALDENYKKGFRYFELDIIETADGHLVAAHDWNMWARFTDYTGTLPPTHDQFMKEKIYGDYTTLDMEGINTWFKNHPDATLITDKVNDPISFADAFVDKERLIMELFSVMAVEKASEHGIHAMISQEPLLDIKGDQINFLKINNVKHVALSRRIIASQKKLMLALKEAGIKVYVYNVNFDPGKDEQYVQDNELGLVYGMYADKWISDMKPKN, encoded by the coding sequence ATGAATAAAAATCTCGTATTAAGTACTTCTTCCTTAAAAATTAGACTACTTATACTTTTTTTATGTCTAGGAACCATTGTAAAAGGAAATACCTTTTCTCCTGCTATTGATCTTGATGAAAAAACAATTAGCCAAGAATTGGTGCTTAACAGTCATAGTTTTAATACTCATGAAAGAAGCACATTTACTTTTTTATCACAAACAGAAGGTGTTGAACGTGGATTAACCATTATACATTTAAGAGCCAATAATAAAATAGAATTCAAAACATTTGATACCTACGGTAGCAAAGAAGATGTTCAGGAATTCATCGCGGTTTATTCAAAAATGATTAAAACTAATGCCATTATTGCAATTTTAGCACACGATTCTGCGGCAGCTAGCCTTGTTGGGTCAGAAAAGCAGTTGGCTAGTTTGGGATTAACAAAATTAAGTACACTTAAAGGTAGACAAGCCTATATTATGCATAACCTAGCTGGCACTATTGTAGAGCAAATTGATGATAATTCAATTACACAGACCATTAACATACCTTCTGAAATAACTTCAAATGAAGAGTATTTCCCAAAAGAGGTATATGAGTTTACCCCTAAAATTGACAGATACATTGCACATGCTGGCGGAGAAGTATACGGGGTGAAATCTACCAATTCTAAAAATGCACTAGATGAAAACTATAAAAAAGGATTTCGCTATTTTGAATTGGATATTATCGAAACAGCTGACGGACATTTAGTTGCGGCACATGATTGGAATATGTGGGCACGTTTTACAGATTATACGGGCACTCTTCCTCCTACTCACGATCAATTTATGAAGGAGAAAATTTATGGCGACTATACTACCTTGGATATGGAAGGCATAAATACTTGGTTTAAGAATCACCCAGATGCCACATTAATTACAGATAAAGTTAATGACCCAATTTCTTTTGCTGATGCTTTTGTTGATAAAGAACGATTAATAATGGAGTTATTTAGTGTTATGGCAGTAGAAAAAGCATCGGAGCATGGTATACATGCAATGATTTCGCAAGAACCATTACTTGATATTAAAGGCGATCAGATTAACTTTCTTAAAATTAATAATGTAAAACATGTAGCACTATCTAGACGAATAATAGCAAGTCAAAAGAAACTTATGCTTGCATTAAAAGAAGCAGGTATTAAGGTTTATGTATACAATGTTAATTTTGACCCAGGTAAAGACGAACAGTACGTACAGGACAATGAATTGGGCTTAGTTTATGGGATGTATGCAGATAAATGGATTTCAGATATGAAACCTAAAAATTAA
- a CDS encoding DUF6155 family protein, translated as MSKRALKTYISKLPKKALEEQILELYEKFPAVKTYYDFAFNPKEDKLIQDAKAKIANEYFPLKRKRPKARRSVAQKFLKHFIKLGVDPHLVADVMCYNLEIALTFSMDKNVPDSFFRSMLNSFNELIQYTSVQGILPEFKERILKIYTDTQKQRWLFDDEFSKGLDIIDLD; from the coding sequence ATGAGTAAAAGGGCATTAAAAACATATATCTCTAAACTTCCAAAAAAGGCATTGGAAGAACAAATTTTAGAGCTTTACGAGAAATTTCCAGCAGTAAAAACATATTATGATTTTGCTTTTAATCCTAAGGAAGACAAGTTGATACAAGATGCTAAAGCAAAAATCGCTAACGAATATTTTCCTTTAAAGCGTAAGCGACCTAAAGCAAGACGTTCCGTAGCCCAAAAATTTTTAAAGCACTTTATAAAACTAGGAGTAGACCCACATTTAGTTGCAGATGTTATGTGTTATAATCTCGAAATAGCACTAACTTTTTCCATGGATAAAAATGTGCCCGATTCCTTTTTTAGAAGTATGCTCAACTCATTTAATGAACTTATACAATATACGTCAGTACAAGGTATTTTACCTGAGTTTAAAGAACGTATTTTAAAAATATATACAGATACTCAAAAACAAAGATGGTTATTCGATGATGAGTTTTCAAAGGGATTAGATATTATAGATTTAGATTAG
- a CDS encoding FUSC family protein codes for MSGNLKHKQIGIVFSTLLVILVSFIGGYLEISNYFLFPVLGVLTFCIAFISIYGFRASMVSFSGLLALVLSFSNTSETLEVYQYALWIGAGGLWYLIISTLWFYLNPKAYTEETLNEIFILTADFLDTRKKLIGEHPDRIKLQTQLIDLKIELTDLHDTFREILISYRKSSGKSNYQGKRLLIFIELVELLETAVANPVNYETMDVLFEIHPKFKIDFQKLLSEFSQQIRSFENCINYSKKIPSNKVLFDAIKSLELDISKLKNETKPEEYEQYLMLQNFLDYQKKQFEKLKKIKWLLGNPELTTDELVPADDLKRFVNTQDYNPKLILRSFSFRNTIFKHSLRLAITVMLGYGIGLYFDLQNPYWIILTIIIIMRPSYGLTKTRSKDRVIGTLIGAVIASALVIFVNNTYVYGALGVLSLTIAFSMVQKNYKASSTFVTLSVIFIYAILEPNIVKVIQFRVIDTVIGAILSFMAMRLLFPAWSFMEIGNSIKDGLKANTAFFNSLSKYFQEKGKVPLSLKVNRKEAFLQMSNLSSAFQRMAQEPKSKQNHIDSIYELVEINHSFLTALASLSSYIQNHKTTEATEEFKILSKKIEDNLYTVCSQLSTINFESKKINPNPLDFKSESDRVKLSIDNLTDDTILNTKNVHTHMEAHLIWEQMYWLFSLSEKMLKLTLRFKID; via the coding sequence GTGAGCGGAAATTTAAAACACAAGCAAATTGGTATTGTCTTTTCAACACTATTAGTGATTCTTGTTAGTTTTATTGGTGGATATCTTGAAATTTCAAATTATTTTCTATTCCCTGTTTTAGGTGTTCTTACGTTTTGTATAGCGTTTATTTCCATTTATGGGTTTCGAGCTTCAATGGTTAGCTTTTCTGGGTTATTGGCTTTAGTATTGAGTTTCTCCAACACTTCTGAAACTTTAGAAGTTTATCAATATGCTTTATGGATTGGCGCTGGTGGTTTGTGGTATTTAATAATATCTACGCTTTGGTTTTACTTAAATCCAAAAGCATATACCGAAGAAACACTTAATGAAATCTTTATACTTACAGCAGATTTTTTAGACACTCGAAAAAAACTTATTGGCGAACATCCAGATAGAATAAAATTACAGACACAACTTATTGATTTAAAGATTGAGTTGACAGACCTGCACGACACCTTCCGTGAAATTTTAATTTCCTATAGAAAAAGCTCTGGTAAATCTAATTATCAAGGCAAACGTTTGCTCATTTTTATTGAACTCGTAGAGCTTTTGGAAACTGCTGTTGCAAACCCTGTAAATTACGAAACAATGGATGTACTTTTTGAGATCCATCCTAAATTTAAAATTGATTTTCAGAAACTGCTTTCTGAATTTTCACAACAAATTCGTTCTTTCGAAAATTGTATAAACTATTCAAAAAAAATCCCTTCAAACAAAGTTTTATTTGATGCCATTAAAAGTCTTGAGCTGGATATTAGTAAACTAAAAAATGAAACAAAACCTGAAGAATATGAGCAATATTTAATGCTTCAAAACTTTTTAGATTATCAAAAAAAACAATTCGAAAAGCTTAAAAAAATAAAATGGTTATTGGGAAATCCCGAGTTAACTACGGACGAATTAGTGCCAGCCGATGACCTTAAGCGTTTTGTAAATACACAAGATTATAACCCTAAGCTTATTCTTAGAAGCTTTAGCTTTAGGAATACCATTTTTAAGCATTCGCTTCGTTTGGCAATTACGGTTATGTTAGGTTATGGTATTGGTCTGTATTTCGATTTACAAAATCCGTATTGGATTATTTTGACCATAATTATAATAATGCGCCCAAGTTATGGATTAACAAAAACACGTTCAAAAGACCGTGTTATTGGCACTTTAATTGGTGCCGTTATAGCGAGTGCTCTGGTGATTTTTGTAAATAATACTTATGTATATGGTGCGTTAGGTGTATTATCATTAACTATTGCGTTTTCCATGGTTCAGAAAAATTACAAAGCATCTTCAACATTTGTTACATTGAGTGTAATTTTTATATATGCGATTTTAGAGCCAAATATTGTAAAAGTCATTCAATTTAGGGTTATAGATACGGTAATTGGTGCCATACTTTCTTTTATGGCAATGCGATTACTTTTTCCTGCTTGGTCATTCATGGAAATTGGAAATTCTATTAAAGATGGACTAAAAGCAAATACTGCATTTTTTAACTCTTTAAGTAAATATTTTCAAGAAAAAGGCAAAGTGCCATTAAGTTTAAAAGTGAACCGAAAAGAAGCCTTTTTACAAATGTCTAACTTAAGTTCCGCATTTCAGCGCATGGCACAAGAACCAAAATCGAAGCAAAACCATATTGATAGCATTTACGAACTTGTTGAAATTAACCACAGTTTTTTAACTGCTTTAGCATCCTTGAGTTCTTATATTCAAAATCATAAGACGACAGAAGCTACAGAGGAATTTAAAATACTATCAAAAAAAATTGAAGACAATTTATATACTGTCTGCTCTCAATTAAGTACAATTAATTTTGAATCTAAAAAGATAAATCCTAACCCTTTAGATTTTAAAAGCGAATCAGACCGAGTTAAATTATCTATTGATAACCTCACAGATGATACGATTTTAAATACAAAAAATGTGCACACACACATGGAAGCACATTTAATTTGGGAACAAATGTACTGGCTGTTTTCTTTAAGTGAAAAAATGTTGAAGTTAACACTAAGGTTTAAAATAGATTAA
- a CDS encoding DEAD/DEAH box helicase: MKLQKDIAEKTLYDYQEEDLNTIFKYLDENGDNSNLLYQLPTGGGKTVVFSEIAKRYIARTNKKVVVLTHRIELSQQTSKMLKGFGVKNKIINSEVKEWQDQNEYMCFVAMVETLNNRLQEEKVEINNIGLVIIDEAHYNSFRKLFKFFEKSVILGVTATPLSSNIKLPMKDNYKKLIVGESIESLIQKKFLAKANMYNYDVSLQTLKLGISGDYTVKSSDELYGNHNMLNKLVSAYNEIAKGTKTLIFNNGINTSRYVCETFRKAGYNIRHLDNKNNAAERKEILKWFKETPDAILTSVSILTTGFDEPSVETIILNRATRSLTLYFQMIGRGSRYLPHKEDFNVIDMGNNVARFGLWNAGIDWQEIFHFPDFYLENIKNDEEIEREFVYEMPEDLRAEFANSTIIDFDIKAEYKKSFANGEKSKLVLEKSIEQHAKICVENSEDVFDARILAKKLKEEIKYRVRQYSYCIMNNTKNYKEWLEEDYERKLRSKISKLFAAKM, translated from the coding sequence TTGAAGTTACAGAAAGATATTGCCGAGAAAACATTATACGATTATCAAGAGGAGGACTTAAATACTATTTTTAAGTATTTAGACGAGAATGGTGATAATTCTAATTTGTTATACCAATTGCCTACGGGTGGCGGTAAAACTGTAGTTTTCTCTGAAATTGCCAAGCGATATATTGCTCGCACAAACAAAAAAGTGGTAGTACTTACCCATCGTATAGAGTTGAGCCAGCAGACTTCTAAAATGCTAAAAGGCTTTGGAGTAAAAAATAAAATAATTAATAGCGAGGTTAAAGAGTGGCAAGACCAAAACGAATATATGTGTTTCGTGGCCATGGTTGAAACTTTAAATAACCGATTACAGGAAGAGAAAGTAGAAATTAACAATATTGGGCTGGTAATTATTGATGAAGCCCATTACAATTCTTTTCGAAAGCTATTTAAGTTTTTTGAGAAATCGGTTATTCTTGGGGTTACTGCTACACCATTAAGCTCCAATATTAAATTACCCATGAAAGACAACTATAAAAAGTTGATAGTGGGTGAGTCTATAGAATCACTTATACAGAAAAAGTTTTTAGCTAAGGCTAATATGTATAATTACGATGTAAGCCTGCAAACATTAAAACTTGGAATAAGTGGAGATTACACCGTAAAATCTTCCGATGAGCTTTATGGTAATCACAATATGCTTAATAAACTGGTTTCCGCCTATAATGAAATAGCAAAAGGTACAAAAACATTAATCTTTAATAACGGAATCAATACTTCTAGATACGTTTGTGAGACCTTTAGAAAGGCAGGGTATAATATTCGTCATTTAGATAATAAGAATAATGCAGCAGAACGGAAAGAGATTCTTAAATGGTTTAAAGAAACACCCGATGCCATTTTAACATCCGTAAGTATATTAACAACCGGTTTTGACGAACCCAGTGTGGAAACAATTATATTAAACCGTGCTACACGCTCACTTACCCTTTATTTTCAAATGATAGGTCGTGGGTCTAGGTACCTTCCCCATAAAGAAGACTTTAATGTTATTGACATGGGGAATAATGTTGCCCGTTTTGGCCTGTGGAATGCTGGTATAGATTGGCAAGAAATATTTCATTTCCCGGATTTTTATTTAGAGAACATAAAGAATGACGAGGAAATAGAACGCGAATTTGTTTATGAAATGCCAGAAGATCTACGTGCGGAATTTGCCAATTCTACAATTATTGATTTTGATATTAAGGCGGAATATAAAAAGAGTTTTGCAAACGGAGAAAAGTCTAAATTAGTCTTAGAAAAAAGTATTGAACAGCACGCAAAAATATGTGTGGAAAATTCTGAAGATGTTTTTGATGCTCGTATTCTAGCCAAGAAATTAAAGGAAGAAATTAAATATAGAGTTCGTCAATATTCTTACTGTATTATGAACAATACCAAGAATTACAAAGAATGGCTAGAGGAGGATTATGAGCGAAAACTACGTTCAAAAATATCTAAATTGTTTGCTGCGAAAATGTGA
- a CDS encoding sigma-70 family RNA polymerase sigma factor, with protein sequence MRQLKIIKQVTNRESKSLDKYLQDISKIDLITANEEVELAQKIREGSQAALEKLTTANLRFVVSVAKQYQNQGLKLPDLINEGNLGLVKAAKRFDETRGFKFISYAVWWIRQSILQALAEQSRVVRLPLNKIGSINKIKKTFSYLEQSHERPPSPEEIAKELEMTVSEVKQSLKNSGRHVSMDAPLREGEDSNLYDVLRSGESPRPDNQLLQQSLNTEINRALDTLSPREADVVKLYYGIGDQQSMTLAEIGQTFDLTRERVRQIREKAIRKLRHASRSKLLKTYLG encoded by the coding sequence ATGAGGCAACTAAAGATTATCAAGCAAGTAACGAATCGTGAATCCAAATCATTAGACAAATACTTGCAAGATATCAGTAAAATTGATTTAATTACTGCAAATGAAGAAGTAGAATTAGCACAGAAAATTAGAGAAGGTAGTCAAGCTGCATTGGAAAAATTAACCACTGCAAACTTAAGATTCGTAGTTTCTGTCGCAAAGCAATATCAAAATCAGGGTTTAAAATTACCCGATTTAATTAACGAAGGAAATTTAGGTTTAGTAAAAGCAGCTAAAAGATTTGATGAAACAAGAGGATTTAAGTTTATATCCTATGCCGTTTGGTGGATCAGACAATCTATATTACAAGCTTTAGCGGAACAATCTAGAGTAGTTCGTTTACCTTTAAATAAGATTGGCTCCATTAATAAGATTAAAAAGACATTTTCTTATTTAGAGCAATCACATGAGCGTCCACCGTCTCCAGAAGAAATTGCAAAAGAATTGGAAATGACTGTTTCTGAGGTAAAGCAATCACTAAAAAATTCGGGCAGGCACGTATCTATGGATGCACCATTGCGTGAAGGTGAAGATTCTAACTTATATGATGTATTACGTTCAGGTGAATCTCCAAGACCCGACAATCAATTGTTACAACAGTCGTTGAATACTGAAATAAATAGAGCTTTGGACACCTTATCACCACGAGAAGCAGATGTTGTTAAGTTATACTACGGTATTGGTGACCAGCAATCAATGACATTGGCTGAAATTGGACAAACGTTCGATTTAACAAGAGAACGTGTAAGACAAATTCGTGAAAAGGCCATACGTAAGTTACGACATGCATCTAGAAGCAAGTTGTTAAAAACGTATTTAGGATAA
- a CDS encoding YaiO family outer membrane beta-barrel protein, translating into MSKTVLHIIFYFLFIGVSSVFGQDAEKSLPDFNTAYELAYEGKTNSAYTILNSLAKEPTADNKTSILLASTLSWRGNFDKARLLFNTILSKEKDNREAWISAVKNELYAKNYATALGLANKGLLFIKEDKELERLKSLAFEAVNSIEFEDKGWYNVDSKVSSKLVDVEQNKKVATEDELDPSLRKTPVTEEKLKNRVAVNSSVTFFDQRFDPVTSNSISYKRQTKYGSIIPRLNNSNRVGKNGIQLDLDLYPKIAKGFYAYINYGFSESELYPDHKVGGDIYYNHKSGIEFSAGGRYISFATRDVKSITNSLGYYRGNYYFSLRSFITPSSNQLTKASGNILIRKYLKDAENYMGVNFGVGFSPELRQFTSGDQLLAETLLYIESQRLSFEYQFSSKNDISSYRTNIGVLRQEQSFDPGTFFYSFSAGLTYQFNF; encoded by the coding sequence ATGAGTAAAACGGTTTTACATATTATATTTTATTTTTTGTTTATAGGCGTTAGCAGTGTTTTTGGACAAGACGCTGAAAAATCGTTGCCAGATTTTAATACAGCTTATGAGCTTGCGTATGAGGGCAAAACCAATTCTGCCTATACCATATTAAACTCGTTGGCAAAAGAGCCAACAGCCGATAATAAAACATCAATTTTATTGGCAAGTACGTTAAGTTGGAGAGGAAATTTTGATAAAGCCCGGTTACTTTTCAATACCATCTTATCAAAAGAAAAGGACAATAGAGAGGCTTGGATATCGGCGGTAAAAAATGAATTATATGCAAAAAATTATGCAACTGCATTAGGTTTGGCAAATAAGGGCTTATTATTTATTAAAGAAGATAAAGAATTAGAACGATTAAAATCGTTGGCTTTTGAAGCCGTAAATTCCATAGAATTTGAAGATAAAGGGTGGTATAATGTAGACAGTAAAGTAAGTTCTAAATTAGTTGATGTTGAACAAAACAAAAAAGTAGCAACTGAAGACGAATTAGATCCATCACTTAGAAAAACGCCAGTAACTGAAGAAAAGTTAAAAAATAGGGTGGCAGTGAATAGCTCGGTTACTTTTTTTGACCAACGTTTTGACCCAGTTACATCCAATAGTATTTCATATAAGCGACAAACAAAATATGGTAGTATAATACCAAGATTAAACAATAGCAATAGAGTTGGGAAAAATGGAATACAACTTGATTTAGATTTGTATCCAAAAATTGCCAAAGGTTTTTATGCCTATATAAACTACGGCTTTTCTGAATCTGAATTATACCCAGATCATAAAGTTGGCGGAGATATTTATTATAATCATAAAAGCGGAATAGAATTTTCTGCAGGTGGGCGTTATATTAGTTTTGCGACTAGAGATGTGAAATCTATTACTAATTCATTAGGCTATTATAGAGGTAATTATTATTTCTCCTTGCGGTCTTTTATTACGCCAAGCTCAAATCAATTAACCAAAGCGTCGGGAAATATTCTAATTCGTAAGTATTTAAAAGATGCGGAGAATTATATGGGGGTAAATTTCGGAGTTGGCTTTTCGCCAGAATTAAGGCAGTTTACTTCAGGAGATCAATTACTTGCAGAAACATTACTATATATAGAATCGCAACGGTTAAGCTTTGAATATCAATTTTCTAGTAAAAATGATATTAGTTCATATAGAACCAATATTGGGGTATTACGACAAGAACAGTCTTTTGACCCTGGAACTTTCTTTTATTCTTTCTCGGCTGGATTAACCTATCAGTTTAATTTTTAG
- a CDS encoding 2-hydroxyacid dehydrogenase encodes MAIVIIRQDNKIELWKNALLKANSSLKVYSYLDEHPKEDITMAIIWKHPKGSLANYPNLKCIASAGAGVDYIFNDDTRPKNIPITRIVDPFLASDMSEHVLAAILAHLKNLNTYKLKQIHNKWEPMDYLRIKDVTIGILGLGELGALTATDLTKFGFKVQGWSRSQKNIKGVTAFSGDNEHSAFLSTSNILVCLLPLTPATEGILNEKLLSQLPKNAYLINVARGGHLVDDDLIALLDSGHLSGACLDVYHTEPLPKSHIFWNHNKVHMTPHYASVSDTNSVIPQIVENYKRLDSGKKLQNLVDTDKGY; translated from the coding sequence ATGGCAATAGTAATAATAAGACAAGATAATAAAATTGAACTATGGAAAAATGCTTTGCTCAAAGCTAATAGTTCATTAAAAGTATACAGCTATTTAGACGAGCATCCAAAAGAGGATATTACTATGGCTATTATTTGGAAGCACCCTAAGGGTTCACTTGCCAATTATCCCAATTTAAAATGTATAGCATCGGCAGGTGCAGGTGTCGATTATATTTTTAATGACGATACCCGACCTAAAAACATCCCTATAACACGTATTGTAGACCCATTTTTAGCAAGCGATATGTCTGAACATGTGCTTGCCGCTATTCTTGCTCATCTTAAGAACTTAAATACTTATAAATTAAAGCAGATTCATAATAAATGGGAACCCATGGATTATTTACGTATTAAAGATGTAACCATTGGTATCCTAGGTCTTGGAGAATTAGGAGCACTTACCGCAACCGACTTAACTAAATTCGGATTTAAGGTGCAAGGATGGAGTAGAAGTCAAAAAAATATAAAAGGAGTGACAGCTTTTTCTGGAGATAATGAACATTCCGCTTTTCTATCCACTTCAAATATTTTAGTTTGTTTATTACCATTAACTCCTGCTACTGAAGGCATCCTAAATGAAAAATTATTATCGCAATTGCCTAAAAATGCCTATCTAATTAACGTTGCTCGTGGCGGACATTTGGTAGATGATGATCTAATTGCTTTGTTGGATTCGGGACATTTATCCGGTGCGTGTTTAGATGTGTATCATACGGAACCTTTACCTAAATCCCATATATTTTGGAATCATAATAAAGTACACATGACTCCTCATTATGCCAGTGTTTCTGATACAAACTCTGTAATTCCGCAAATTGTGGAGAACTATAAACGATTAGATTCTGGTAAAAAATTGCAAAATCTAGTAGATACTGACAAGGGATACTAA